From the genome of Chengkuizengella sediminis, one region includes:
- a CDS encoding sensor histidine kinase — protein sequence MLKKLSKKTLIIFVLISQIWFFYITLNFPNSSIIINKSLENTWYVEQINSIGNNFGLEVGDIIHKVNNSDSNNYYTIQKWRTVEQFESILIIRDGVKFEVIPTDYYHLSRFDIISFISVFFCYLVAYILYKNVYNSKAARLLSLIFVTIAIIFTSLGASTRGDTLGIIFNLTTVGLIPILFLHFLYILFKEKADTILPIRKIHIYLYYFIIITIFPQIMFYLPLSNIYEMFSIIRNIIMLYFLFSVLIIFLNLTILYLKYRKKEKYVSTLIKTIWISLLISTFPFSIFSFLPDLLSGKEWISSIYTCWFGLLFPLSFAYLLISKKLYDIEIIFRRFLFTIIISIIPSGIIVFSNELTYTNSLLNSHYIVSFIITTFILSLLLYSFEYLTTKFQRIIFPKRYYLNNALKKISQNLRSISSFHELKDITLVDIVKTMNVFGGAIIFKYNDSIETISEGDIDLNKATKMIETSEVNHDYICFEITDHEEYTSYLVLTKKKTNTVIGMEESQWINLIITYLAVNLENLYLIRKLTMKLEQLAVQIPDEKTANEFLWFRKFMFELQEKERVRIATDLHDTTMQDLFFLKRRLNALIETNDINHKHANEIKNIVSYVEIINVNLRQSCFELHPYLLQEAGLIHAIRKLIQQESEMNTFEIEFSIGDEYQIEKRNSDTKSHIFRMIQEMITNTKKHAQATKVNISLQIMNHEIQLQFEDNGIGFNEQINKEQDTLKSGMGMEQIKSRVLYLNGQFKVESSIGKGAKFWITLPNKEEKSA from the coding sequence ATGTTAAAAAAACTATCTAAAAAAACACTCATTATCTTTGTTTTAATATCTCAAATTTGGTTTTTTTACATAACTCTTAATTTCCCTAATAGTTCTATTATTATAAATAAATCATTAGAAAACACATGGTATGTAGAACAAATAAATTCAATAGGTAATAATTTTGGATTAGAAGTCGGAGATATCATCCATAAAGTCAATAATAGTGACTCTAATAACTATTATACGATTCAAAAGTGGAGGACTGTTGAACAATTTGAAAGTATATTAATTATAAGAGATGGAGTAAAGTTTGAAGTAATACCTACTGACTATTACCATCTTTCAAGATTTGATATTATTTCTTTTATCAGTGTATTTTTTTGTTATTTAGTAGCTTATATTTTATATAAAAATGTATATAATTCAAAAGCAGCAAGATTGTTATCATTAATTTTCGTAACAATAGCAATTATTTTTACCAGCTTAGGAGCATCGACTCGTGGAGATACTTTAGGGATAATATTTAATTTAACAACCGTAGGACTTATACCTATATTATTTCTTCATTTTTTATATATTTTATTTAAAGAAAAAGCAGATACTATACTTCCTATCAGAAAAATACACATATATCTATATTATTTTATTATCATTACAATTTTTCCACAAATTATGTTTTATTTACCTCTTTCAAATATTTATGAAATGTTTAGTATTATTCGAAACATAATAATGTTATATTTTTTATTTAGTGTTTTAATCATTTTTCTTAATCTAACAATACTCTACTTAAAATATCGAAAAAAAGAAAAATATGTTTCTACCCTAATAAAAACTATCTGGATTTCTCTTCTAATATCTACTTTTCCATTCAGTATCTTCTCATTTTTGCCAGATTTATTATCAGGTAAAGAATGGATAAGTTCGATTTACACTTGTTGGTTCGGCTTGTTATTCCCCCTATCTTTTGCTTATTTACTTATATCGAAAAAACTCTACGATATTGAAATTATATTCAGACGTTTTTTATTTACAATTATTATTTCAATCATTCCTAGCGGAATTATAGTATTTTCTAACGAACTTACCTACACTAATAGCCTTTTAAATTCACATTACATAGTCAGTTTTATCATTACTACTTTTATATTATCATTACTACTATATTCTTTTGAATACCTTACTACTAAATTTCAACGAATTATTTTTCCTAAGAGATATTATTTAAATAATGCACTTAAAAAAATATCACAAAATCTTAGATCTATATCTAGTTTTCATGAATTAAAAGATATTACACTCGTGGATATTGTTAAAACAATGAATGTATTTGGTGGGGCTATTATATTTAAATATAATGATTCAATTGAAACCATAAGCGAGGGAGATATCGATTTAAACAAAGCAACAAAAATGATAGAAACTAGTGAAGTAAACCATGACTACATATGTTTTGAAATTACTGACCACGAGGAATACACAAGTTACTTAGTTCTAACAAAGAAAAAAACAAATACAGTGATTGGGATGGAAGAAAGCCAATGGATAAACTTAATCATAACTTACTTGGCCGTTAATTTAGAAAATCTCTATTTGATACGTAAACTAACGATGAAGCTAGAACAGTTAGCCGTACAGATTCCTGATGAAAAAACAGCAAATGAATTTTTATGGTTTCGTAAATTTATGTTTGAATTGCAAGAAAAAGAACGTGTACGAATTGCAACTGATCTTCATGATACTACGATGCAAGATTTATTTTTCTTAAAAAGAAGATTAAATGCATTAATAGAAACGAACGATATAAATCATAAACATGCCAATGAAATTAAAAACATAGTTAGTTACGTAGAAATTATTAACGTCAATTTGCGGCAAAGTTGTTTTGAGCTGCACCCTTATTTACTGCAAGAAGCTGGTCTAATTCATGCTATTAGAAAACTAATTCAACAAGAATCGGAGATGAATACATTTGAAATTGAGTTTAGTATAGGGGATGAATACCAAATTGAAAAAAGAAATAGCGATACTAAAAGTCATATCTTTCGAATGATTCAAGAAATGATTACAAATACAAAAAAACATGCACAAGCTACAAAAGTAAATATATCACTTCAGATTATGAATCATGAAATACAACTTCAATTTGAAGATAACGGAATCGGATTTAATGAACAAATAAATAAAGAACAAGACACACTTAAATCAGGAATGGGAATGGAACAAATAAAAAGTCGTGTTTTATATTTAAATGGTCAATTTAAGGTTGAATCTAGTATCGGTAAAGGGGCTAAATTCTGGATTACCCTGCCAAATAAGGAGGAGAAATCAGCATGA
- a CDS encoding polyprenyl synthetase family protein — protein MLTKVHKEMSEMISQYDHVSELKELVLSFINEQTKYDMHWSKLTLYSHRMFGGKSDHIYKVAAITELIFLASDILDDIQDQDHLTKPWMQHPKDYMFNTVLTIVLRAIGELNKIFEGKPTALSVSKVNDLIIQSIHGQQLDIQNTISTEEEYFFMLEQKSSSLIRLACYMGYSSIENNDSNLTKILDELAAIAGIIHQLENDMNDILITDQKNDLLHKKRTLPVLYLLKHNDEFPIIKQYYEGEITKEEFLVKKDETNQIIQDSGCIEYARVIQTLYINKFDEVFETLDAVSPWKERFRDLVYTTK, from the coding sequence ATGTTAACAAAAGTACATAAAGAAATGAGCGAAATGATTTCTCAATACGATCACGTATCAGAATTAAAAGAATTAGTATTATCATTCATAAATGAACAAACTAAATATGATATGCACTGGTCAAAGCTGACCTTATATAGTCACAGAATGTTTGGTGGAAAGTCTGATCATATTTATAAAGTGGCTGCTATTACAGAATTGATATTTTTAGCCTCTGATATTTTAGATGACATTCAAGATCAGGATCATTTAACTAAACCATGGATGCAGCATCCTAAGGATTACATGTTTAATACCGTATTAACAATCGTGTTGAGGGCAATTGGAGAACTAAATAAAATATTTGAGGGCAAACCTACAGCTTTGTCAGTTAGTAAAGTAAACGACCTTATTATTCAATCTATTCATGGTCAACAATTAGATATCCAAAACACTATATCTACTGAAGAAGAATATTTCTTTATGCTTGAGCAAAAATCTAGCTCATTAATTAGATTGGCTTGTTATATGGGTTATTCATCTATAGAAAATAATGATTCAAATCTTACAAAAATACTAGATGAATTAGCAGCAATCGCTGGTATTATCCATCAGTTAGAAAATGATATGAACGATATACTTATTACGGATCAAAAAAACGATTTACTCCACAAAAAAAGAACACTACCAGTATTATATTTGTTAAAACATAACGATGAATTTCCAATTATCAAACAATATTATGAAGGTGAGATAACTAAAGAAGAATTTCTTGTAAAAAAAGACGAAACAAATCAGATCATCCAAGACTCGGGATGCATTGAATACGCTAGAGTAATACAAACACTTTACATAAATAAATTCGATGAGGTGTTTGAAACTTTAGATGCTGTGTCTCCATGGAAGGAAAGATTTAGGGATTTAGTCTACACTACAAAGTAA
- a CDS encoding response regulator transcription factor: MNTNKKNVLIVDDHPLVAKATKNLLEKNEFIQVIDMAYNGKQCLELMALHQPEIVFLDYRLPDMTGVEIAEQIREKFPNTLIIIFSGIDITDLTNKLIELKVCGIISKESSETTIMNMVNCILDGHTMLPISMYHQMRMMSINHNPIESKLNDDEIKIMTLIVKGATHEQVADEIHLSKRSVDNYLKKIYGKLNVKTKVQAIEKFVQMKTKNN, encoded by the coding sequence ATGAATACAAATAAAAAAAATGTTTTAATCGTAGATGACCATCCTTTAGTTGCAAAAGCTACAAAAAATTTACTAGAAAAAAATGAATTCATTCAAGTCATTGACATGGCTTATAATGGTAAACAATGTTTAGAACTGATGGCATTACATCAACCAGAAATTGTCTTTTTAGATTACCGACTCCCTGATATGACAGGTGTTGAAATTGCTGAACAAATTAGAGAAAAATTTCCAAATACATTAATCATCATTTTCTCTGGAATCGACATTACGGATCTCACTAATAAATTAATTGAATTAAAAGTATGTGGAATTATCTCTAAAGAATCCAGTGAAACCACAATTATGAATATGGTTAATTGTATTTTAGACGGGCATACGATGTTGCCCATTTCTATGTACCATCAAATGAGGATGATGAGTATAAATCATAATCCTATTGAAAGTAAATTAAATGATGATGAGATTAAAATTATGACCCTTATAGTTAAAGGGGCTACGCATGAACAAGTTGCAGATGAAATCCATCTCAGTAAACGTTCTGTAGATAATTATTTAAAAAAAATATATGGAAAATTAAATGTAAAAACAAAAGTACAAGCGATAGAAAAATTCGTTCAAATGAAAACAAAGAACAATTAA